In one Cercospora beticola chromosome 1, complete sequence genomic region, the following are encoded:
- a CDS encoding uncharacterized protein (BUSCO:EOG09261IBJ), with protein sequence MALYEGAPYRAQDPHEIAVMVRGFEDNKGKGKGKGGFSCKKATFAVNGTNIQVDSWRMQDWDYKKPNLPSYARGLFTTRTSKGTPEIAVRGYDKFFNHGEVSETEWKNVTVNTRGPFELSVKENGCIIFIAGLEDGTLIVCSKHSTGDRGDVETSHASAGERWVDRHLATVGKTRQQLAAQLRAMNATAVAELCDDEFEEHVLAYTPEAAGLYLHGINLNLPEFATYPHHLVDRFADDWGFKKTTYLVKDDINEVKSFLDKVAETGNFEGRDTEGFVIRCQSRANTQVWHDWFFKYKFEEPYLMYRQWRECTKAIISGKEPKYKKHKEITAEYIMFARKKLHGNPALAKAYQHNHGIIQMRDEFLAQRGLTGAEIIRLEAQQGQVSNDAVTGDVILVPVATIGCGKTTIALALCKLFGWGHIQNDNITVKRGKPQAFANACCAELEKYDAMIADRNNHQRRERQQLIQDVQRVVPNTRFVALHFVHDRGNYEHIRTALRDRVLSRGDNHQTIHTSKGADEIIGIMEGFLHRFEPVNSEAPPDDGFDLVINLDPVLESRQNLETVITTLYTEYPALFHKREMPTPDDMDEAIQWALSDYTVDIKHEIKGFENKKPKGNNAPKAQQNGQARPKEKKIEYFCVQVPAGRVVPTLNAMFADTPAETARMYNTLRSQRRIQSEFHVTLIHRANAAEHQEVWTHLNGLHAQAAAPTEERAYALNDPKIGMARVRLERLVWNHRVMAFVVRLSPFEGSNEQFQSTNSTAHITVGTASADIKPKESNDLLATWLQQGASGAEGNGIYEMAVKGSVELEGVVKGVLSR encoded by the exons ATGGCGCTCTACGAGGGCGCGCCATACCGGGCGCAGGATCCTCATGAGATCGCTGTGATGGTGCGAGGCTTCGAGGACAACAAAGGCAAAGGAAAAGGCAAAGGTGGTTTCTCATGCAAGAAGGCTACCTTCGCCGTCAATGGCACTAATATTCAAGTCGACTCGTGGCGCATGCAAGATTGGGATTACAAGAAGCCCAACTTGCCAAGCTACGCCAGAGGCCTCTTTACCACAAGAACGTCCAAAGGCACGCCCGAAATCGCCGTGCGAGGTTACGACAAGTTCTTCAATCACGGAGAAGTGTCCGAAACAGAGTGGAAGAATGTTACAGTCAACACTCGTGGACCATTTGAGTTGAGCGTAAAGGAGAATGGTTGCATCATCTTCATTGCCGGACTCGAAGATGGTACTTTGATCGTATGCAGCAAGCACTCTACTGGTGACCGAGGCGATGTCGAGACTAGTCACGCATCCGCAGGAGAGAGGTGGGTGGATAGACACCTTGCGACAGTTGGAAAGACCAGACAGCAGCTTGCGGCACAACTTCGAGCAATGAACGCCACAGCTGTTGCAGAGCTGTGCGACGACGAGTTCGAAGAACATGTGCTGGCATACACGCCCGAG GCCGCTGGACTTTATCTGCATGGCATCAACCTCAACCTACCTGAGTTCGCCACATACCCTCATCATCTGGTGGACCGATTTGCGGACGACTGGGGTTTCAAGAAGACAACGTACCTCGTCAAAGACGATATCAATGAGGTCAAGTCATTTCTCGATAAGGTGGCGGAGACTGGCAATTTTGAGGGCCGGGATACAGAAGGCTTTGTCATTCGGTGCCAGTCGAGGGCCAACACCCAAGTGTGGCATGATTGGTTCTTTAAGTACAAGTTCGAG GAACCTTATCTCATGTACCGGCAATGGCGCGAATGCACGAAAGCGATCATCTCTGGAAAGGAGCCCAAATACAAGAAGCACAAAGAGATCACAGCAGAGTATATCATGTTCGCCAGGAAGAAGCTACACGGTAACCCAGCACTCGCAAAAGCGTACCAGCACAACCACGGGATCATTCAAATGCGCGACGAATTTCTGGCCCAACGAGGTCTCACCGGTGCAGAAATCATCCGCCTCGAGGCTCAGCAAGGTCAGGTGTCAAATGATGCAGTGACTGGAGATGTGATTCTTGTTCCTGTAGCCACTATTGGATGCGGCAAGACCACTATCGCTTTGGCTTTGTGCAAGCTGTTCGGATGGGGACACATACAAAACGACAACATCACAGTGAAGCGCGGGAAGCCCCAGGCATTCGCCAATGCATGCTGTGCGGAACTGGAGAAGTACGACGCCATGATCGCTGATCGCAATAATCACCAACGACGCGAGCGCCAGCAGCTGATCCAAGATGTCCAGCGAGTTGTGCCCAACACACGTTTCGTGGCGCTCCACTTCGTACATGACCGCGGAAATTACGAGCATATCAGAACCGCGCTGCGAGACAGAGTACTCTCGCGTGGCGACAACCACCAGACCATCCACACTAGCAAGGGAGCAGACGAGATCATTGGCATTATGGAGGGCTTCCTGCATCGATTCGAGCCGGTCAACAGCGAAGCACCTCCTGACGATGGATTTGACCTGGTGATCAACCTTGATCCTGTTCTTGAGTCTCGCCAGAACCTCGAGACAGTCATCACCACACTTTACACTGAGTATCCAGCTCTGTTCCACAAACGAGAGATGCCCACGCCGGACGACATGGACGAAGCCATTCAGTGGGCACTGAGTGACTACACTGTTGACATCAAGCACGAGATCAAAGGCTTTGAGAACAAGAAGCCCAAGGGCAATAATGCCCCCAAGGCACAGCAAAATGGTCAGGCTCGcccgaaagagaagaagatcgagtaCTTTTGTGTGCAAGTACCCGCTGGACGTGTGGTGCCAACTCTCAACGCCATGTTTGCCGACACTCCAGCCGAGACCGCTCGAATGTACAACACCCTTCGCAGTCAGCGCCGCATCCAGAGCGAATTTCATGTTACTCTCATCCATCGCGCGAACGCCGCTGAGCATCAAGAAGTGTGGACACATCTAAACGGATTACACGCTCAAGCCGCGGCTCCTACCGAAGAGCGCGCCTACGCACTGAACGACCCCAAGATTGGCATGGCGAGAGTACGGCTCGAACGTCTGGTATGGAATCACCGAGTCATGGCGTTTGTCGTGAGGCTGTCGCCATTTGAGGGAAGCAACGAGCAGTTTCAGTCCACAAACTCCACTGCGCATATCACTGTAGGCACAGCGTCCGCGGACATCAAGCCAAAGGAGTCAAACGACCTGTTGGCTACGTGGTTGCAGCAAGGTGCCAGCGGTGCGGAGGGCAACGGTATCTATGAGATGGCTGTGAAGGGTAGCGTCGAGTTGGAGGGTGTCGTGAAGGGTGTTTTATCGAGGTAG
- a CDS encoding uncharacterized protein (antiSMASH:Cluster_4), with product MCFGSSSKDDPDAKKSREIEKQLREDQKRLAKEVKLLLLGAGESGKSTVLKQMRLIHTKGFSKEERKQWKVTIFQNLLHAFQVVFGAMEEQEVDFADPSNIRYAEIVAADPDIGPEDPMPLDCLKAFTSLWRDAGVQTAIKKGNEYALHDNLTYYFADIEKLFAKDFLPSDQDILRARLRTTGISETIFETGNLTYRMFDVGGQRSERKKWIHVFDNVQVVLFLVAISGFDHVLVEDRNGNQMHEALMLFESIANSKYFEKSALILFLNKIDLFREKVQSGKARIKDHFPDYTGGDRDVDAGQQFFATKFRNLVRDPEKDAYVHFTNATDTNLLDKTMKSVQDMIVQRNLHNLML from the exons ATGTGCTtcggaagcagcagcaaagatgATCCCgacgcgaagaagagcagggagatcgagaagcagcTGCGGGAGGATCAGAAGCGCCTCGCCAAGGAGGTgaagctgctgttgttgg GTGCGGGAGAATCGGGCAAGTCTACAGTGCTGAAGCAGATGCGCTTGATCCACACCAAAGGCTTCTCCAAGGAAGAACGAAAACAATGGAAAGTCACCATTTTCCAAAACCTGCTGCACGCTTTCCAGGTCGTGTTTGGCGCTatggaagagcaggaggTCGATTTCGCCGACCCAAGCAATATC CGATACGCCGAGATTGTTGCCGCGGATCCGGACATTGGCCCTGAAGACCCAATGCCTTTGGACTGCCTGAAGGCTTTCACCAGCTTGTGGCGCGATGCAGGCGTGCAAACTGCCATTAAGAAGGGCAACGAATACGCACTGCACGACAATTTGACATATTACTTTGCAGACATTGAAAAGCTGTTCGCCAAAGACTTCCTCCCATCAGACCAGGACATTTTGCGAGCGCGTCTACGAACGACCGGAATCAGCGAGACCATTTTCGAGACCGGCAACCTCACGTACCGCATGTTCGATGTCGGTGGACAGAGATCAGAACGAAAGAAGTGGATCCATGTCTTCGACAACGTGCAAGTGGTGCTCTTCTTGGTCGCAATCAGCGGTTTCGACCATGTCTTGGTCGAAGACCGAAATGGC AACCAAATGCATGAAGCACTGATGCTTTTCGAGAGCATCGCCAACAGCAAATACTTCGAAAAGTCTGCGCTTATCTTGTTTTTGAACAAGATCGATTTGTTCAGAGAAAAGGTCCAGTCAGGCAAGGCACGCATCAAGGACCACTTCCCAGACTATACAGGAGGAGACCGCGACGTCGACGCCGGCCAACAATTCTTCGCAACCAAGTTCAGGAACCTGGTCCGAGATCCCGAGAAGGATGCATATGTACACTTTACAAACGCCACCGATACGAACCTCCTCgacaagacgatgaagagcgtCCAAGATATGATTGTGCAACGCAACCTGCATAACTTGATGTTGTAA